Proteins found in one Paenibacillus wynnii genomic segment:
- the pstC gene encoding phosphate ABC transporter permease subunit PstC, with the protein MGAPVHNLATTRMDSSSKQDSSAQRRHKRHRLSNVFFKYYFLFSILALCFVLGLVFIFIGKTALLLFGQISPADFFLSFNWTPEEDAFGAAAFIVNTLSLTALTLLIAVPISVGMAVLNAEIAPKWMTSFIRPILDLLVGIPSIVYGYLGLTVLLPFLRRVSGESLGDGLLAAALVLALMVLPTITRISDDAIVAVPRKYRDAAYALGSTRLQVISRVVLPAASRGVVSAVILGMTRAVGETMAVVMVIGNTPQLAKSLFSPTSVLTSNIVMQISNVEYDSTWNYALHMMAFLLLLISFVLILVIRILGRKRRDQA; encoded by the coding sequence ATGGGGGCTCCAGTACACAACCTGGCTACCACAAGAATGGACAGCAGTAGTAAGCAAGATAGTTCAGCCCAAAGACGCCATAAAAGGCATAGGTTAAGCAATGTTTTTTTTAAGTATTATTTTTTATTTAGTATATTAGCGCTTTGCTTTGTACTCGGTCTTGTATTTATTTTTATTGGCAAAACGGCGCTGCTTCTCTTCGGGCAAATCTCTCCGGCAGATTTTTTCCTCTCGTTTAACTGGACACCGGAAGAAGACGCTTTTGGAGCCGCAGCCTTCATCGTAAATACATTGTCGCTCACCGCGCTTACACTGCTGATCGCAGTTCCAATCTCTGTAGGAATGGCCGTACTCAATGCGGAGATTGCTCCTAAGTGGATGACATCCTTTATCCGCCCGATTCTGGATCTGCTCGTAGGGATTCCTTCTATAGTATACGGATACCTGGGCTTGACTGTCCTTTTGCCCTTTCTGCGCAGAGTCAGCGGAGAAAGTCTGGGTGACGGTCTTCTGGCGGCAGCGCTTGTGCTGGCATTAATGGTTCTACCGACAATCACGCGGATCAGTGATGATGCTATCGTTGCGGTACCGCGTAAATACAGGGATGCCGCATATGCGCTTGGCTCTACTCGTCTACAGGTGATTTCGCGTGTTGTCTTGCCCGCGGCAAGCCGGGGCGTGGTATCCGCAGTTATTCTGGGCATGACTCGTGCCGTAGGAGAGACGATGGCTGTAGTTATGGTAATTGGAAATACGCCACAGCTGGCGAAGAGCTTATTCTCGCCTACCTCGGTATTAACCAGCAACATTGTAATGCAGATTTCCAACGTAGAATATGATTCTACATGGAACTATGCACTGCATATGATGGCGTTCCTACTCCTTCTGATTTCTTTTGTACTTATACTCGTCATTCGAATCCTGGGTAGAAAACGGAGGGATCAGGCATGA
- the pstA gene encoding phosphate ABC transporter permease PstA translates to MSSFTRTRHTARAQRRDKLATIALYGLGALVMLLIFWLLFTILGKGLPGLRPDFLFKQPEEIDAGGGIGPVLFNSFYILFISLIVSVPLGIGAGIYMAEYAPDNGFTSALRMAVEALSSVPSIVFGMLGLAIFAEYFDVGLTILGGGVSLALLNLPMLARVTEEAVRTVPGELREAGYALGTTQFHVIRRVVLPVAIPAIITGVCLVAGRAFGESAVIILTAGLSTSGEMWDFSLFSPGETLAVHLWYVQSEAIVEDARQIADKSAAVLVIVVLLINLAFRFPLWFGKRRQGLSRK, encoded by the coding sequence ATGAGCAGTTTTACACGAACCCGCCATACTGCGCGTGCGCAAAGACGCGACAAGCTTGCAACCATCGCTTTATATGGTCTTGGGGCTTTGGTGATGCTGCTTATTTTCTGGCTGCTGTTCACCATCCTGGGCAAAGGGCTACCCGGTCTAAGACCTGACTTTCTGTTCAAGCAGCCTGAAGAAATAGATGCAGGCGGAGGCATCGGACCTGTATTGTTCAACTCGTTCTATATCCTCTTTATTTCGTTAATAGTTTCTGTACCTCTCGGAATCGGAGCCGGTATTTATATGGCTGAATATGCACCTGATAATGGGTTCACCAGTGCACTTCGGATGGCTGTCGAAGCCTTGTCATCGGTTCCTTCTATTGTGTTTGGGATGTTGGGGTTAGCCATATTTGCTGAATACTTCGATGTAGGTCTGACTATACTCGGCGGAGGTGTCAGTCTAGCACTGCTTAATCTGCCGATGCTGGCCCGTGTGACTGAGGAAGCGGTTCGTACAGTTCCAGGTGAACTTCGGGAAGCCGGATATGCGCTGGGCACGACACAATTCCATGTCATTCGCAGAGTGGTGCTACCTGTGGCGATCCCGGCTATTATTACGGGCGTTTGCCTCGTGGCTGGCCGTGCGTTCGGGGAGTCTGCGGTCATTATTTTGACAGCCGGATTAAGCACCTCGGGTGAGATGTGGGACTTTAGCTTGTTCTCACCGGGAGAGACACTGGCTGTACATCTATGGTATGTGCAATCCGAGGCCATCGTTGAAGACGCTCGGCAAATCGCCGACAAGTCTGCAGCAGTGCTCGTAATCGTTGTTCTATTAATCAATCTTGCTTTCCGCTTTCCCTTGTGGTTTGGCAAACGCCGTCAGGGACTTTCCCGTAAGTAG
- a CDS encoding phosphate ABC transporter substrate-binding protein yields MKVFKKFTVTALTAVIAVTASFAGAAAAADSLKGKITVNGSTALLPLTLQAAKEFQKLHPKVKIAASGKGSVTGPQAVKKGIADIGACDWDASMDVPGFKAFEGQVANKVAVIPFATIVNKNVGVDNLTTEQLKGIYSGKITNWKEVGGSDADIVVITRSFGSGTRVNYQAKALSGGDIVKKEKNYKETGSSGDMKTAVGTTPNAIGYIDLVYVTGGDIKAVKYNGVTASTDNVINGSYKIWAYGYYMTKGQPTGATKEFISYVQSKKFQQGSLKKLKFIPISAMK; encoded by the coding sequence ATGAAGGTTTTTAAAAAATTCACAGTCACAGCGCTAACAGCAGTAATTGCGGTAACAGCATCTTTTGCAGGGGCAGCAGCGGCGGCGGATTCATTAAAAGGTAAAATCACAGTCAACGGCTCCACGGCATTATTGCCTTTAACCCTTCAAGCCGCCAAGGAATTCCAGAAGCTTCATCCTAAAGTGAAAATTGCTGCTTCCGGTAAAGGTTCCGTAACAGGACCGCAAGCTGTGAAAAAAGGGATTGCCGACATCGGAGCATGCGATTGGGACGCAAGTATGGATGTTCCGGGTTTCAAAGCCTTTGAAGGACAAGTGGCGAACAAAGTAGCGGTCATTCCTTTTGCTACAATCGTGAACAAGAATGTGGGTGTAGACAATCTCACAACTGAACAGCTTAAAGGAATTTACTCCGGTAAAATCACGAACTGGAAGGAAGTCGGCGGTTCGGATGCGGATATCGTAGTTATCACTCGCTCTTTTGGTTCAGGTACACGCGTGAACTATCAAGCGAAAGCTCTGTCCGGCGGCGACATCGTTAAGAAAGAGAAGAACTATAAAGAAACAGGTTCTAGCGGTGATATGAAAACGGCAGTAGGAACCACTCCGAACGCTATTGGATATATCGACCTTGTCTATGTTACCGGCGGGGATATCAAAGCGGTTAAGTATAACGGTGTCACGGCTTCCACGGATAATGTAATCAATGGCTCTTACAAGATTTGGGCTTACGGCTACTACATGACCAAAGGTCAACCTACAGGCGCTACCAAAGAATTCATCAGTTATGTGCAAAGCAAGAAATTCCAACAGGGTTCCCTGAAAAAGTTGAAGTTCATTCCAATTTCCGCAATGAAATAA